One region of Fusobacterium periodonticum 1_1_41FAA genomic DNA includes:
- a CDS encoding NFACT family protein, whose amino-acid sequence MLYMDGISLSKIKEELKKTLEGKRINRIFKNNEYTISLHFGKIELLFSCIPALALCYISKNKEQAILDISSSLISNLRKHLMNAMLTDIEQLGFDRILAFHFSRINELGEIKKYKIYFECLGKLSNVIFTDEEDKVLDTLKKFHISENIDRTLFLGETYSRPKYDKKILPTELNKDKFDSLLASGNVFSNEIEGVGKYLNNIKFFEEFTNILNSPVKAKIYFKDKKIKLATVLDLDFKDYDEVKEFSSYDEMINFYIDYEHTTTSYMLLKNRLESFLEKKLKKLNKILSLIKKDIEDSETMESIKEKGDILASVLYNVKKGMNSVKAYDFYNNEEIEIELDSLISPKENLDRIYKKYNKVKRGLTNAIRRDKEIREEISYIESTLLFIESSTDVSSLREIEEELIKLNYIKSLHNKKKTKLKKEVKYGLIEGEDYLILYGRNNLENDNLTFKISEKNDYWFHVKDIPSSHIILKATKLTDELIVKAAQVSAYYSKANLGEKVTVDYTLRKNVSKPNGAKPGFVIYVSQKSVVVEKVELDKI is encoded by the coding sequence ATGTTATATATGGATGGTATATCTCTTTCAAAAATAAAGGAAGAGTTAAAAAAGACTTTAGAAGGAAAAAGAATAAATAGAATCTTTAAAAATAATGAATATACAATTTCTCTTCATTTTGGGAAAATTGAACTTCTATTTTCTTGTATACCAGCCTTAGCACTTTGCTACATCAGTAAAAATAAAGAGCAAGCAATTCTAGATATATCTTCGTCATTAATTTCTAATTTAAGAAAGCATTTAATGAATGCTATGTTGACTGATATAGAGCAGCTAGGGTTTGATAGAATCCTAGCTTTTCATTTTTCTAGAATTAATGAGCTAGGAGAGATAAAAAAATACAAGATATATTTTGAATGTCTTGGAAAATTGTCTAATGTTATTTTTACTGATGAGGAAGATAAGGTATTGGATACATTAAAGAAATTCCATATTTCAGAAAATATAGACAGAACATTATTTTTAGGTGAAACTTATTCAAGACCTAAATATGATAAAAAAATATTACCTACCGAGCTAAATAAAGATAAATTTGATAGCTTATTGGCAAGTGGAAATGTTTTTTCAAATGAAATAGAAGGAGTGGGAAAATATTTAAATAATATAAAATTTTTTGAAGAATTTACAAATATTTTAAATAGTCCGGTAAAAGCTAAAATCTATTTCAAAGATAAAAAAATAAAATTGGCAACAGTTTTAGACTTGGATTTTAAAGACTATGATGAAGTGAAAGAATTTTCTTCATATGATGAAATGATTAATTTCTATATAGATTATGAGCATACTACAACAAGTTATATGCTTTTAAAAAATAGATTGGAAAGTTTCCTTGAAAAGAAATTAAAGAAATTAAATAAGATCTTAAGCTTAATTAAAAAGGATATAGAAGACTCAGAAACTATGGAAAGTATAAAAGAAAAAGGAGATATTTTAGCTTCTGTTCTTTATAATGTGAAAAAGGGAATGAATTCTGTAAAAGCTTATGATTTTTATAATAATGAAGAAATTGAAATTGAGTTAGATAGTTTAATAAGTCCTAAGGAAAATTTAGATAGAATCTATAAGAAGTACAACAAGGTAAAAAGAGGGCTTACGAATGCTATAAGACGTGATAAAGAGATAAGAGAAGAAATTTCATATATAGAAAGTACTTTGCTTTTCATTGAAAGTAGTACAGATGTTAGTTCTTTGAGAGAGATTGAAGAAGAATTAATAAAATTGAACTATATCAAGAGTTTACATAATAAAAAGAAAACTAAACTTAAAAAAGAAGTGAAGTATGGTTTAATTGAAGGAGAAGATTACTTAATTCTATATGGTAGAAATAACTTAGAGAATGATAATTTAACTTTTAAAATCTCTGAAAAAAATGACTATTGGTTTCATGTAAAAGATATTCCAAGTTCTCATATCATTTTAAAAGCTACAAAACTAACAGATGAATTAATAGTTAAGGCAGCACAGGTATCAGCTTATTATTCTAAGGCTAATTTAGGTGAAAAGGTAACTGTAGATTATACTTTAAGAAAGAATGTATCTAAACCTAATGGAGCAAAACCTGGCTTTGTAATATATGTAAGTCAAAAATCTGTTGTTGTTGAAAAAGTAGAATTAGATAAAATTTAA
- a CDS encoding MarR family transcriptional regulator, with protein MTVNIQRVNDVLEEYYKLFYKTEDMALKRGIKALTHTELHIIESVGQDTQLTMNELADKIGITMGTATVAISKLSDKGYIDRARSTTDRRKVFVSLTKKGIDALTYHNNYHKMIMASITESIPEKDLQKFVETFEIILDSLRNKTDYFKPMTITDFKEGTKVSIVEIKGTPIVQNYFLSHGIENFTLLKVLKSGDKSLFKIEKEDGEVLTLDILDAKNLIGVKAD; from the coding sequence ATGACGGTGAATATACAAAGAGTAAATGATGTTTTAGAAGAATATTACAAACTGTTTTATAAGACAGAAGATATGGCTTTAAAAAGAGGAATTAAAGCTTTAACTCATACAGAATTACATATAATTGAATCTGTTGGACAAGACACTCAATTAACTATGAATGAACTTGCAGATAAGATAGGAATTACAATGGGGACAGCAACAGTTGCTATTTCAAAATTATCTGATAAGGGATATATAGATAGAGCAAGATCTACAACTGATAGAAGAAAAGTATTTGTTTCACTTACAAAAAAAGGAATAGATGCTTTAACTTATCATAACAATTATCATAAAATGATAATGGCTTCAATAACTGAAAGCATACCTGAAAAAGATTTACAAAAATTTGTTGAAACTTTTGAAATTATTTTAGATTCATTAAGAAATAAAACAGACTATTTTAAACCTATGACTATTACAGATTTTAAAGAAGGAACAAAAGTTTCTATAGTTGAAATAAAAGGAACTCCTATTGTTCAAAACTATTTCTTAAGCCATGGAATAGAAAACTTTACACTTTTAAAAGTTTTAAAATCTGGCGATAAATCATTATTTAAAATAGAAAAAGAAGATGGAGAAGTTTTAACTCTTGATATCTTAGATGCAAAAAATTTAATAGGAGTAAAGGCTGATTAA
- the rpe gene encoding ribulose-phosphate 3-epimerase produces MTKGIKIAPSILSSDFSKLGEELVAIDKAGADYIHIDVMDGEFVPNLTFGPPVIKCIRKCTELVFDVHLMIDRPERYIEDFVKAGADIVVVHAESTIHLHRVIQQIKSFGVKAGVSLNPSTSEDVLKYVINDIDMVLVMSVNPGFGGQKFIPAVVEKIKAIKKMRADIDIEVDGGITDETIKVCADAGANIFVAGSYVFSGDYKERIDLLKSKAN; encoded by the coding sequence ATGACTAAGGGGATAAAAATAGCTCCTTCTATATTATCAAGTGATTTTTCAAAGCTTGGTGAAGAACTTGTGGCAATTGATAAGGCAGGTGCAGACTACATTCATATAGATGTTATGGATGGAGAATTTGTACCTAATTTAACTTTTGGACCTCCTGTAATAAAGTGCATTAGAAAATGTACTGAGCTTGTGTTTGATGTTCATCTAATGATAGATAGACCTGAAAGATACATTGAAGATTTCGTAAAAGCAGGAGCAGATATTGTTGTTGTACATGCAGAATCTACAATCCATTTACATAGAGTTATACAACAAATAAAATCTTTTGGAGTAAAAGCAGGTGTTTCACTAAATCCTTCAACATCAGAAGATGTATTAAAATATGTTATAAATGATATTGACATGGTTTTGGTTATGAGTGTAAATCCAGGTTTTGGAGGGCAAAAATTCATACCTGCAGTGGTAGAAAAAATAAAGGCAATTAAGAAAATGAGAGCAGATATAGATATAGAAGTAGATGGTGGAATTACTGATGAAACTATAAAAGTTTGTGCAGATGCAGGAGCTAATATATTTGTTGCTGGTTCTTATGTGTTCTCAGGAGATTACAAAGAAAGAATAGACTTATTAAAATCAAAAGCAAACTAG
- the rsgA gene encoding ribosome small subunit-dependent GTPase A, giving the protein MNKIQGFYYVESNNEVFECKLRGILKKTNNKYNCVVGDRVEISEDNAIVEIFERENMLIRPIVANVDYLAIQFAAKHPNIDYERINLLLLTAFYYKVKPLVIVNKIDYLSEEELTELKERLAHLKSIGVPTFLISCQENIGLQEVEDFLKDKTTVIGGPSGVGKSSLINFLQSERVLKTGEISERLQRGKHTTRDSNMIRMKAGGYIIDTPGFSSIEVPKIENREELISLFPEFTNIDSCKFLNCSHIHEPNCNVKKAVEENKISQDRYNFYKKTLEILSERWNRYD; this is encoded by the coding sequence ATTAATAAGATTCAAGGTTTCTATTATGTTGAAAGTAACAATGAAGTCTTTGAATGTAAATTGAGAGGAATTTTAAAGAAAACAAATAACAAATATAATTGTGTTGTAGGTGATAGAGTTGAAATCTCTGAGGATAATGCAATAGTAGAAATATTCGAAAGAGAAAATATGCTAATAAGACCTATAGTTGCAAATGTGGATTATCTAGCAATACAGTTTGCAGCAAAACATCCAAATATAGATTATGAAAGAATAAATTTACTATTATTAACAGCATTTTACTATAAAGTAAAACCTTTAGTAATAGTAAATAAGATAGATTATTTAAGTGAAGAAGAATTAACAGAATTAAAAGAAAGATTGGCTCACTTAAAAAGTATAGGAGTACCTACATTTTTAATCTCTTGTCAAGAGAATATTGGGCTTCAAGAAGTAGAAGATTTCTTAAAAGATAAAACAACTGTAATAGGTGGACCTAGTGGAGTTGGAAAATCAAGTCTTATCAATTTTTTACAAAGTGAAAGAGTCTTAAAGACTGGAGAAATTAGTGAAAGATTACAAAGAGGGAAACATACAACAAGAGATTCTAATATGATTAGAATGAAAGCAGGAGGTTATATAATAGATACTCCTGGATTCTCTTCAATAGAAGTACCAAAAATTGAAAATAGGGAAGAATTGATTTCTTTGTTCCCTGAGTTTACAAATATAGATAGTTGTAAATTTTTAAATTGTTCTCATATACATGAGCCAAATTGTAATGTGAAAAAAGCTGTGGAAGAGAATAAAATATCTCAAGATAGATATAATTTTTATAAAAAAACTTTAGAAATTTTATCAGAAAGGTGGAATAGGTATGACTAA
- a CDS encoding PASTA domain-containing protein: MKKFRNNNDEDEFEDIEVEATSAKQPEKDNRRLIKIILNIILIIAIIKVGLGVFERYYFNEFYYKAPNLTGLSIEEAKKTISKSPLNIREMGEVYSDLPYGTVALQEPAEGTIVKRSRNMKVWISKESPSVFLDDLVGMNYIEASSLLNKNGMKVGEVKKMRSDLPINQIIATSPKSGEPISRGQKFDFLISNGLE, encoded by the coding sequence ATGAAGAAATTTAGAAATAATAATGATGAAGATGAATTTGAAGATATAGAAGTAGAAGCAACAAGTGCGAAACAACCAGAGAAAGATAACAGAAGATTAATTAAGATAATATTAAATATAATTTTAATTATAGCTATTATAAAAGTTGGACTTGGAGTATTTGAAAGATATTATTTCAATGAATTTTATTATAAGGCTCCAAACTTAACAGGACTTAGTATAGAGGAAGCAAAGAAAACTATTTCAAAATCTCCTTTAAATATTAGAGAGATGGGAGAAGTTTATTCAGACTTACCTTATGGAACAGTTGCTTTACAAGAGCCTGCTGAAGGAACTATAGTTAAAAGATCAAGAAATATGAAAGTATGGATAAGTAAGGAATCACCTTCAGTATTCTTAGATGATTTAGTAGGAATGAACTATATAGAAGCAAGCTCTTTACTTAATAAAAATGGAATGAAGGTTGGAGAAGTAAAAAAGATGAGATCAGATTTACCTATTAACCAAATTATAGCGACTTCACCAAAAAGTGGAGAACCTATATCGAGAGGACAAAAGTTTGATTTCTTAATAAGCAATGGATTGGAATAA
- a CDS encoding ParA family protein, translating into MADIISFINMKGGVGKTTLSIGIADYLSSIGKKVLLIDADPQFNATQALLDTYKVVNYKEDTKNYYTEEILPNSKTVYRLFMRTEELLENLEENSYQGDIIVNLKENLDIVCGDLRLVLINNSGDYKNVKKFKKFIDINNLREKYDFILFDCPPTLTIYTDGALLVSDYYLIPNRIDRYSIVGIDSLQKAIKDLIIEEEIHLKCLGLIYTMVKKDMAQKQNKIRIDFENKKVVKEIDIFSSTLSVVDHIQWGT; encoded by the coding sequence ATGGCTGATATAATTTCTTTCATAAATATGAAAGGTGGTGTGGGAAAAACTACACTTAGTATAGGAATTGCAGATTATTTATCAAGTATAGGAAAAAAAGTTTTACTTATTGATGCAGATCCTCAATTCAATGCTACCCAAGCACTTTTAGATACTTATAAAGTAGTTAATTATAAAGAAGATACTAAAAACTACTATACGGAAGAAATTTTACCTAACTCGAAAACAGTATACAGATTATTTATGAGAACGGAAGAGTTACTAGAGAATCTCGAGGAGAATTCTTATCAAGGAGATATTATAGTAAATTTAAAAGAAAATTTAGATATTGTATGTGGAGATCTTAGATTAGTATTAATAAATAATTCGGGAGATTATAAGAATGTGAAAAAATTTAAAAAATTTATTGATATAAATAATCTAAGAGAAAAATATGATTTCATACTCTTTGATTGTCCACCAACACTAACAATTTATACTGACGGTGCTCTATTAGTATCCGATTATTACTTAATACCAAATAGGATAGATAGATATTCTATTGTTGGAATAGATTCTCTTCAAAAAGCTATAAAAGATTTGATTATAGAAGAAGAAATTCATTTAAAATGTTTGGGGCTTATATATACAATGGTAAAAAAAGATATGGCTCAAAAGCAAAATAAGATTAGAATAGATTTTGAAAATAAAAAAGTAGTCAAAGAGATTGATATATTTTCTTCAACTTTAAGTGTAGTAGACCATATTCAATGGGGAACATAG
- a CDS encoding TetR/AcrR family transcriptional regulator, producing the protein MSFDNDKKLLILEKAKDMIITEGYSNLSINKLTSELGISKGSFYTYFPSKDNMLAEILDEYSENAKVFSENLASNSNNIDECLNYYVNSMLNLNDRNLKLELVMTSLKRNYEVFNEENFIKLKNTARKTINFIKSILKKYKKSINIKEKDMEKCSKMIFSITEVFLMMENINFETNKFSSKTLDEVKELYRSQDMKENLEFIKESIKKILYR; encoded by the coding sequence ATGAGTTTTGATAACGATAAGAAGTTACTAATTTTAGAAAAAGCAAAAGACATGATAATTACAGAAGGTTATTCTAACCTATCAATAAACAAATTGACATCAGAATTAGGTATATCAAAAGGTAGCTTCTATACTTATTTTCCTTCAAAGGATAATATGCTAGCTGAAATATTAGATGAATATTCAGAGAATGCAAAAGTTTTTAGTGAAAACTTAGCTTCAAATTCTAATAATATAGATGAATGCTTAAATTACTATGTAAATTCTATGCTTAATTTAAATGACAGAAATTTAAAATTAGAATTAGTAATGACAAGTTTAAAAAGAAACTATGAGGTTTTTAATGAAGAAAATTTTATTAAACTAAAAAATACAGCACGTAAAACAATAAATTTCATAAAGAGTATTTTAAAGAAATATAAGAAATCTATAAATATTAAAGAAAAAGATATGGAAAAATGCTCTAAGATGATATTTAGCATCACTGAAGTATTTTTAATGATGGAAAATATTAATTTTGAAACTAATAAATTTTCATCAAAAACTTTAGATGAGGTTAAAGAATTATATAGAAGTCAAGATATGAAAGAAAATCTTGAATTTATAAAAGAAAGTATTAAAAAAATTTTATATAGATAA
- a CDS encoding TolC family protein encodes MKKLLTFFVLLANVALARDLTLDQAIDLSLNNSKEMKISEKSLEISKLNVSKAFKEALPSVTYSGAVTLGEHERNILTQSGGNYVSKKKGYTQTLKVTQPLFTGGAISAGIKGAKAYENIASYSYLQSKIQNRLDTIKIYSDIINAERNLAALKSSEEILLKRHYKQEEQLKLRLITKPDILQTEYSLEDIRAQIINLQNLADTNKEKLYIRTGINKSEPLNLVSFDIPNNLSDSLNLNTDLNQALNQSLSAKIADEQVNIAAATRMAAAGDLLPQVSAYVSYGTGGQERASFSRSYKDAEWIGGVQVSWKVFSFGKDLDNYKVSKLEEEQQVLKNTSAKENIEINVKSAYLNVVSLEKQVAAQKKAVEAAKSNFEMNQEKYDAGLISTIDYLDFENTYRQARIAYNKVLLDYYYAFETYRSLLI; translated from the coding sequence ATGAAAAAATTATTAACATTTTTTGTTTTATTGGCAAATGTAGCTTTAGCTAGAGATTTGACTCTAGATCAGGCCATAGATTTATCACTTAATAACAGTAAAGAAATGAAAATTTCTGAAAAGAGTTTAGAAATTTCTAAACTAAATGTAAGCAAGGCTTTTAAAGAAGCTTTACCTTCAGTAACTTATAGTGGTGCTGTTACTTTAGGAGAACATGAAAGAAACATTTTAACTCAAAGTGGAGGAAACTATGTTTCGAAGAAAAAAGGTTATACTCAAACTTTAAAAGTTACTCAACCTCTTTTCACAGGTGGAGCTATATCAGCAGGAATTAAAGGTGCTAAAGCCTATGAAAATATAGCAAGTTATTCTTATTTACAAAGTAAGATTCAAAACAGACTAGACACTATAAAAATATACTCAGATATCATAAATGCTGAAAGAAACTTAGCTGCTCTTAAAAGTTCAGAAGAAATTTTATTAAAAAGACACTATAAACAAGAAGAACAATTAAAGTTAAGACTTATAACTAAACCTGATATTCTTCAAACAGAATATTCATTAGAAGATATAAGAGCACAAATCATCAATTTACAAAATTTAGCTGATACAAATAAAGAAAAATTATATATAAGAACAGGGATAAATAAATCTGAACCATTAAATTTAGTAAGTTTTGATATTCCTAATAATTTGTCAGATAGTCTAAACTTAAATACTGATTTAAACCAAGCTTTAAATCAAAGTTTATCTGCAAAAATTGCTGATGAACAAGTAAATATAGCTGCTGCTACTAGAATGGCTGCTGCTGGAGATTTATTACCTCAAGTAAGTGCTTATGTTTCTTATGGAACAGGTGGACAAGAAAGAGCTTCATTCTCAAGATCATATAAAGATGCTGAATGGATTGGTGGAGTTCAAGTTTCTTGGAAAGTATTTTCTTTCGGAAAAGACTTAGATAATTACAAGGTTTCTAAACTAGAAGAAGAACAACAAGTATTAAAAAATACTTCGGCTAAAGAAAATATTGAAATAAATGTAAAGAGTGCTTATCTAAATGTTGTAAGTTTAGAAAAACAAGTTGCAGCCCAAAAAAAAGCTGTAGAAGCTGCTAAATCAAACTTTGAAATGAACCAAGAAAAATATGATGCAGGACTTATTTCAACTATAGATTATTTAGACTTTGAAAATACATATAGACAAGCAAGAATAGCATATAATAAAGT